In Acidobacteriota bacterium, the following are encoded in one genomic region:
- a CDS encoding HypC/HybG/HupF family hydrogenase formation chaperone gives MCLGIPMKVVKIEENLGIVETGGVKRRIFLDLIDDVKEGDYVIVHAGYAIHRIDEKEAQENLDLIRQYLSATELS, from the coding sequence ATGTGCCTCGGGATACCGATGAAAGTGGTTAAGATAGAAGAAAACCTTGGGATCGTTGAAACCGGTGGTGTGAAACGCAGGATCTTTCTCGATCTCATTGACGACGTGAAGGAGGGAGATTACGTCATCGTCCATGCCGGCTACGCCATCCACAGGATCGATGAGAAAGAAGCGCAGGAGAATCTTGATCTAATCAGACAGTATCTGTCGGCCACCGAGCTTTCCTGA
- the hypB gene encoding hydrogenase nickel incorporation protein HypB produces MHEINLESDLLASNEEIARENKNIFDQHGIYVFNLMSAPGSGKTSLLEKTIPELKGRLRLAVIEGDIQSTKDADRIKALGVEAFQINTGSLCHLDARMVHNSLHHFHLHGLDLLIIENVGNLVCPAEFDLGEDHRVMVYSVSEGNDKPKKYPLMFHRSHLILINKTDLMSHTDFDIQKARKDASDVNPKADIIEISCKTGEGLDRWIEWLTTRIMMKKS; encoded by the coding sequence ATGCATGAGATCAACCTGGAATCCGACCTTCTGGCATCAAACGAGGAGATTGCCAGGGAGAACAAGAATATCTTCGATCAGCATGGAATATACGTCTTCAACCTGATGAGCGCCCCTGGCTCCGGGAAGACCTCACTGCTCGAGAAGACCATTCCGGAGCTGAAAGGCAGGCTCCGTCTGGCAGTCATCGAAGGCGACATCCAGAGCACGAAGGATGCCGACAGGATCAAAGCCCTCGGCGTCGAGGCTTTTCAGATAAACACTGGGAGCCTCTGCCATCTCGATGCGAGGATGGTCCACAATTCTCTCCATCATTTTCATCTGCATGGGCTCGACCTCCTCATCATCGAGAATGTCGGGAATCTCGTCTGCCCGGCGGAATTTGATCTCGGTGAGGATCACAGGGTAATGGTTTACTCAGTCTCCGAGGGGAACGACAAACCGAAGAAGTATCCCCTGATGTTCCATCGCTCGCATCTCATCTTGATCAACAAAACGGATCTCATGTCGCATACCGATTTTGATATACAGAAAGCCAGGAAGGATGCCTCCGATGTGAATCCCAAAGCGGATATCATTGAGATCTCATGCAAAACTGGGGAGGGACTGGACAGATGGATCGAGTGGCTCACCACAAGGATTATGATGAAAAAGTCATGA